From Candidatus Mycalebacterium zealandia:
ATTCATTTTTAACGCTGAATTTCATCGCCACATCCTTTGATTCGCCGGGTTTTATTTCTCCCATTTGCTCTATGGCTTTTTCAAGAAAAAGTTTTTTGCCCGACCGGTTTTTCAAATAAATTCCCAGTTCTCTGGCTTCGCTTTTGCCGGTGTTTTTTATTCTGAAAAGCAGGGCAATTGTTTCTTTTTTATCTATTCTTCCGTCACCGTTGCCTTTTGAGCCGAACCTTCCATCATCAACTATTTCGTAGTTGTAACTGATGGAGGGGCCGTCTTTTCCCTCAACCGCAACGGTAAAGGTTTGAGAAAATACCTCTTTTTTGGATGAGTCAAAAAATCTGATAACGCATTCATCATTGCGTGTTGAAGCGTTGTCGGGAATTTTTAATTCGGTTTTCCATGATGATTTTTTGCCGGGCCCGACTTTTCCGAAAATAAACTCTTTATTGTCAAAAAGAGGATTTTCCGAATCCGTAACGGCTGTGAGTCTGTAAATCGGTTTGCTTCCGAGATTTGTAACTTCAAGATTTATTTCGGATTTTTCTCCGGCTTTGAATATTCCGTTGACCGGAGTGATTGTTGAGCGGATTCGCGGGTTTTGTTCGATTGTTTTCCCGTTAAACGACCAGTCCACTTTGAATTCCGCGAGTTTTTCCCTTATGCGATCATCTTCTTCTTCGCTTATTCCTTCAAGAACCGTTCCGGCCGTTTTGAGCATATCGCTTCTGTAAACCCCATCAGCCGTTTTTATTATCCGGCGCGCCGCCGTAATTAGCGGATCTTTTTCCTTTTCTCTCATTTTCTCCTTTCTGGACATCTCCTTGCGTTCATTTTCATCTTCGTCATCGGAAAGGAGCGATTCGTTGAGAATTTTGAACGCATAGGAAGGCGGGTTGGGCTCATGCCAGTCTTTTTCGTCCTTGTTTTCCTCTCTGTATTTTTCAAGAAGGAAAGTGAATTCGGGAGTTTTGTAAATTGTTTTTTTCTCTGAAAAATCAACCTGTTCAATAAATATGTCGGGTGTTATGCCGACCTTGTGAATGGAGATATTTCCGGGGATAAGGTAGCCGCCTATCGTGAGTTTCAGCGCCGAGCCGTCTTCAAGTTCAAAAATGTCCTGAATTGAGCCTTTGCCGAAACTTTTTGTTCCCATCGTGAGAGCCCTGTCGTTCTCTTTCAGGGCTCCGGTTACAATTTCAGACGCGCTTGCCGTGCCGGAATTAATTAAAACAACTGTTTTTTCCCGCAGTTCCAAAGCGTCTCTCGGGTTGGCGGGACGCTCTCTGATGTCGTTGCCGGTTTTGACGCTGAAGACGGTGCCGTATTTGAGAAAAAGGTCGGAAATAAGTCCCGCCTGAGATAAAAGTCCGCCGGGATTGTCTCTTAAATCAAGAATTATTCCCGTGATGCCGTGTTCTCTTCTTCTCTTTTTCAGGGCTTCAATCGCGCTTTCGGTCGTGTTTCTCTGAAAATTTTTGATTTTCATGTAGAGAATTCCGTCCGAAAAAACGTAATCCTCAACGCTTTCTATTTTTATTATGTCTCTCACAATGGTGAGAGGTTCGGCCTTTTCCATTGAGTCTCTGAGTATTCTTATGTTGACGGGCTCACCCTTCGGCCCCCTGAGCCTGTGCACGGCCTCAACCAGAGACATATTCACGGTTGACTCATTTTCTATTTGGACGATTTTATCGCCGGCTTTAATTCCCGCCCTGTAAGCGGGAGTGTCTTCAATCGGGGAAATAACGGTTATCCACCCCTTGCGCGTGCTGATGACAATACCGAGCCCTGAAAAACTGCCTTCGGTCTCAATTATGAAATCTTTATAGTCTCTCGGGGGAATAATGCGCGAATGACGGTCCACGGTTGAGAGCATTCCGTTGACCATCGTGTACTCTATTTCTGCGTCTTTTTTCCCCCATTCATGCGCGTCTGAACTCACAAAAGAAAAAGCTTCGCTTGATATTTCTTCAAGATCGCTCCATGAGCGCGGTTTCGCGTTGCGGAAACTTTCCCTCTTTTCCCCCGCCACAAGTTCAAACGATTTTCCGTCTTTACTCCAATTAACAAGAACTTCGTCTATGCTGGTTTCAAGGTTGTTAAGCCCCTCTTTAAGCATTTCCTCAAAATCAATCTCGGATTTGCTCACAAACCTCTCGCTTACAATATCACAAACCTCGCCGATAATTTGAGGTGACCGTTCCTCCTGCGAGACGGCGGGTATGGAGAGGGTTAAAACGGCACAAGCACACAGGGCGCAAACGCCCGCCAAGATTTGTTTTTTCAATTTTCCCAAGGTCGGTATCCCGCGCTCAGATAAGGTTGTGTATACTACACAATCCGGATGGAAGTTCTTGTTCACTACGGGGATTTGACGCTCAAGGGGAAGAACCGGAGCGATTTTACCGCCGCTCTTGTGCGTAACGCTGAAGCCATAGCCGGCGGGCGGTTTGAGACACACAGAGAGAGCATTGTCATGCGTGACGGCAATCCCGACAATCTCGGAAAAGTTTTCGGAATTTCATGGTACGCGCGTTGCCACACATGCCCTAAAAATCTTGATGAAATTGTGAAACTCGCCCTGCGGCGCGTGAGGGAATCTCTTTCCTTATGCGGCGGGGAGAAAAAAACCTTTGCCGTTTTCGTAAAACGCTCTGACAAACGGTTTCCGATGAAATCGTCCGAAATAGCGTCCAAAGTCGGCGAGGAAATCCGCCTGCGCTTCGGGCTCAAAGTCAACATCTCCGCGCCCGACCTGCCGGTCTACATACGTATTGATTCTGACACCGCGCGCCTGCATTTTGAAAAAAAGCCCGGTCTCGGCGGGCTTCCGGTCGGCACTTCAGCCCCTCTTTTGTGCCTTCTTTCGGGCGGAATAGACTCTCCGGTCGCCGCTCTTTGCGCGATGAAGCGCGGTTGTGATGTTGATTTTCTCCATTTCCATGTTTTCCCCGATTCCTCCGGCGTGATTGACACCAAAATAACGGATATTTTCTCCGTTCTGCGCCGCTACTCTCCCGCTTCCGGACTGTTTTTTGCGCCTTACAAATTTTTTCAGAGCCGCGCGCTCACTGATTTCCCGGACACGGGCTCATTCAGGGGATACGAACTTGTTCTTTTCAGAAGATTTATGCTCAAAGTCGCGAGTGCGTTTGCCGCCGAGCACGGTTACGGGGGCATCATTACCGGGGATTGCATAGGGCAGGTCGCTTCTCAAACCATTGAAAACATGGGTGGCGC
This genomic window contains:
- a CDS encoding PDZ domain-containing protein; the encoded protein is MCLKPPAGYGFSVTHKSGGKIAPVLPLERQIPVVNKNFHPDCVVYTTLSERGIPTLGKLKKQILAGVCALCACAVLTLSIPAVSQEERSPQIIGEVCDIVSERFVSKSEIDFEEMLKEGLNNLETSIDEVLVNWSKDGKSFELVAGEKRESFRNAKPRSWSDLEEISSEAFSFVSSDAHEWGKKDAEIEYTMVNGMLSTVDRHSRIIPPRDYKDFIIETEGSFSGLGIVISTRKGWITVISPIEDTPAYRAGIKAGDKIVQIENESTVNMSLVEAVHRLRGPKGEPVNIRILRDSMEKAEPLTIVRDIIKIESVEDYVFSDGILYMKIKNFQRNTTESAIEALKKRRREHGITGIILDLRDNPGGLLSQAGLISDLFLKYGTVFSVKTGNDIRERPANPRDALELREKTVVLINSGTASASEIVTGALKENDRALTMGTKSFGKGSIQDIFELEDGSALKLTIGGYLIPGNISIHKVGITPDIFIEQVDFSEKKTIYKTPEFTFLLEKYREENKDEKDWHEPNPPSYAFKILNESLLSDDEDENERKEMSRKEKMREKEKDPLITAARRIIKTADGVYRSDMLKTAGTVLEGISEEEDDRIREKLAEFKVDWSFNGKTIEQNPRIRSTITPVNGIFKAGEKSEINLEVTNLGSKPIYRLTAVTDSENPLFDNKEFIFGKVGPGKKSSWKTELKIPDNASTRNDECVIRFFDSSKKEVFSQTFTVAVEGKDGPSISYNYEIVDDGRFGSKGNGDGRIDKKETIALLFRIKNTGKSEARELGIYLKNRSGKKLFLEKAIEQMGEIKPGESKDVAMKFSVKNEWREEQHPDMAEFDLIANDFQIGFFSKYEITIPAHEPAHFSPMRETVRTTGDTVILGGSFEDAQEISVAAEGSSYKSEGRVGEWSKVRLDEKRSGWIKTGVTSPSKGNAQPDFTYVLESPPAIRLGSQVLLTDKKEIEISGSVSDSEPVVNISFFNNGDKIHIINLEGKNQNFKFKLPLEDGVNELKITAKDSGNLKSVRTFYIRKKS
- the thiI gene encoding tRNA 4-thiouridine(8) synthase ThiI; this translates as MEVLVHYGDLTLKGKNRSDFTAALVRNAEAIAGGRFETHRESIVMRDGNPDNLGKVFGISWYARCHTCPKNLDEIVKLALRRVRESLSLCGGEKKTFAVFVKRSDKRFPMKSSEIASKVGEEIRLRFGLKVNISAPDLPVYIRIDSDTARLHFEKKPGLGGLPVGTSAPLLCLLSGGIDSPVAALCAMKRGCDVDFLHFHVFPDSSGVIDTKITDIFSVLRRYSPASGLFFAPYKFFQSRALTDFPDTGSFRGYELVLFRRFMLKVASAFAAEHGYGGIITGDCIGQVASQTIENMGGAYIGLDHLVLSPLLGWDKNEIVEKARRAGTYEHSIKPYNECCSLVSPSPRTKCRISVLRRLEEKVSMDEMVSSTLGSVESYSPAGGNG